accactacgcccagctaatttttgtacttttagtagagaaggagtttcaccatgttggccaggctggtctcgaactcctgacctcaggtgatccgcccaccttggcctccgaaagtgctgggattacaggtgtgagccgccgtgctGATTATGGGaaatttaatacaatttaaaattcaggTCCTCTGAtacaccagccacatttcaagagtGTAAGAGTCCCACGTGGCTAGTGACTGTCATAGAACTTTCCACCATTGTAGAAAGTTCTGATGGACAGTGCTCTAGGACGTAGCTGTGGCACCCCTAGGGTCTTGGGGCTCGCTGCGACAGTTACTCCTCTTCTGTCCCCCACTCCCAGCTGCACCtgcacctgcagatgctgctgctgccgcccTCCAGCGAGGCCGTGGCGCCACGTGGCTGGAGGAGGAGCTGCAGCTGCCCCGAGTGCTGCCGCGTGTGCAGCTCTCCAGTGCGGCTGCAGCGCCACCGCGCGTTGCTTTCGACGCCCGAGTCCTTCGCATGCGCAGCCAGCGCCCGGGCCTCAAGTGCCCCAGGACCTGGCACAGCCCGCGAGCCCGCATCAGGCTTCCAGTGGGCCCCGTGGGCAGTGCCAGCCTTTCCCACCTCCACATCTCGCAAAGCCTGGCCTTCGCTGCGCCTCGGTCGCCACGTGCCTTCTGGAAATATCACACCTCCCCACCTGCGCATGTAGCCGTCCTCTGTGGGCCTCGGTTCCCGCATGTGCCCCGTGGGAAGAACACACCTTCCCCAACTATCTGGCAGCGTCTGGCCTTCTCCGGGCCTCGGTCTCCCCATTTGCTGGGTGGAGAATCACGGCCCGGCCACATCGGAGCAATGGCTGGCCTCTGGACCTCGGTCTCTACATTTGCTCAGCCGGCAGGAACATACCTTCTCCGGCCCTCTACCTCGGTGGGTGGCCACGGCCGAGCAGGCAGCGACGGCCCAGTGGAAAGAGAACAAACCCTTGTGGGCCTTAGGGCAAAGACGTAATTTTGCTTAGTCTCGGTTTATTGGCCAATCTGTTGTCAAGCGTCGGAACTGTTCCGAtcgggaggtgggaggggagcgGGGCCGCCGGGGGCGGGCGTCTTCAGTGGACCCCGCGCCTCCGGTCCCCTCCTCGCAGGGCGCTCCGCAGAGGCGAGGGGTGGGAGCGCCGGCTCCAGGCGGCGGAACCTCCGCACCGGGCTCGCGCGCTTCCGGCCGGCGCCTTTTCCCAGGGACGCCGCCAACCCCTCGCGCCCCCGCGCCCGCGCCCCCAGTCCCCGCGTCCCCGGCGCCGCCGGCCCGGAGCTGCCCGGAAGTCTCGGTTCCGCCGCCGGCGCTCGCCAGGGGAAGCCCGGGGCCGCCCGGGACCTCGGCCCGTTCCTCCGGACCCGAGAGCCCGCCGCACGGGGTACGGGGGCCGGGATggagggaggagcctggccccggGACGGCGCCGAGGCCAGGCAGGCTAGGGGAGTGCGCTGGAGCCACccgggatgggggtgggggtcggGAGCGGCAGGATCGGGCGGAGGAACGGgaggggaagtcgaggcaccacGGCTCCTTGGGGAAGTGAAGGCAATAGGAGGGGCCCCGGGGCCAGGGGACGGGCGGTGTGTAGCGGGATGGGGGCGAAAACGCCCGGGCGCTGGGGTTCCCAGAAACAAGGGGAGCAGAGCAAAAGAACGGGCGGGGGGCCATGCTGTGTGTAACAGGGGGAGGGATGGGGCTCCTGGAAGAggtgaagaagaggagaaggagagatgCCAGACGTACACAGAAAGGAGGGGAAAGTGGGCTTGGGAGAGGTGCTGTGGGAAGCGGAGTCCCGGAGCCTGGTGTGCATAACGGGGTTTGGGAGAAGGCCCCTGATGGGTACAGAAAGAAGTAACGATGTCACCGCCATATATAGGGGTGGGGGAGAAAAGGGGGCCTTTGGGGAGAATGTAGCAGATAGCCAGGTTGCGGGGCGGGGTATACAGAAGGAAGGCATTTGAGGCATTTTGGGATGTATAGATGTAGTGAGACGATGGGTTCCATCGTCTCTAGTGGGGAGAGGTGGCTAGACTTCGAGGTGCTAAGTGTGGGAACAGGATGGAAAAGCCCTAGTGAAATGTGGGGAATTGGGTTAGTGGGGCTCTGGGGAGGTACCTagagaggaagtgagggaggCCACGGAATATGAAGATGGGGAGGCCCTGCGGCATGTAGTGGGGATGGAGCCCCAGGAGGGTCCGGAGGCCGATGCGGGGgccggtggggggtggggggcggcaAAGGGAGGAGAAGCAACCTGAACTGGGGCTGGGAAACAGGGAAAGAAAACCACAGATTAGAGAAATCTCGGCGGTCAGGAGGCCCGGGGTGTAAGATGTAAAGAGATAAACAGATTTAGGGATTGATTGTCTGCTGGGGTGGGttgagaggagaaaagggaagaaaagtcgGGGGACTAGGTCCTCAGACCTGACTTGGGTGGTGTGAGGTGGGCACAGGAGGAGTGGCAGGTGGTGGCGGGGTTCTGCAGAGCTCAGTGGAGGCCCTCTCCGAGGCAGCTTGATGGAACGTGGGAGAGCTGGGCTGGAGTCACAGTTTTTATTTTGCTAGGGAGGTAGTCAGTGGCGCACAAAGGGTAACAAGCAGTGATAGTGGGGATGCTTTCCATTTTAGGAAACTTTTCCTAAAAGGAAGTGGCAATTTTAACTAATCTCCCCTCCGCCGCTCCCAGCTGCCGCTCcagatgctgctgctgccgccgcggcCACCCCACCCTCGGTCCTCCTCTCCGGAGGCCATGGACCCACCGCCCCCCAAGGCTCCCCCTTTCCCCAAGGCGGAAGGCCCCTCCTCCACTCCTTCCTCGGCGGCGGGGCCCCGTCCCCCGCGGCTGGGCCGCCACCTCCTCATCGACGCCAATGGGGTCCCCTACACATACACGGTGCAGCTGGAGGAGGAGCCCCGGGGCCCGCCCCAGCGCGAGGCGCCCCCAGGAGAGCCCGGCCCTCGCAAGGGCTACAGCTGCCCGGAGTGCGCCCGTGTCTTTGCCAGCCCTCTGCGGCTGCAGAGCCACCGCGTGTCGCACTCGGACCTCAAGCCCTTCACGTGCGGCGCCTGCGGCAAGGCCTTCAAGCGCTCCAGCCACCTGTCGCGGCATCGCGCCACGCACCGCGCCCGCGCCGGGCCGCCGCACACCTGCCCGCTCTGCCCACGCCGCTTCCAGGACGCCGCGGAGCTGGCGCAGCACGTGCGCCTCCACTAAGCTCGAGACCCGGCCTGTGCTGCCCTGCCCGTCTCAGGGCCACCAAGTCTGACCCACACAGCGTCACGCACTCCCACACACACTCCCTGGCTCTGCTGAGGTTACTGCCTtaccctgggcctcagtttccccaacttcCAAAGGGAGGCGCATCATTTCTTCCTTACCccctttctagctgtgtgatgtAGACCAAAGTCGttgcccctctctgggcctgggaACCAGTCGGAACTGGGTTCCAGTGCAGCTGTGCTGTCTGAGCCTGTGCAAGTGACATGACCTCTCTAAACCTTGGTTTTCTGCTCTCTGGAGCGGTGAACCGGTGGTTGTCTGCGGGGAAGAGATGATAAAGAGCACGGGCACGGTCTGGTTCATTTCTGTATCTACCCCCCTTCCGCCCACGCCCCCGACCCTTTGCTCAATAAACATTCCGCACTCCATTTTCAGGCTCTTCCTTGCGTGTGCGTGCGCGTTGGGTGCTGGGGGGTGGAGACGGGATCTTCCTCGCTTGGGTACTTTCCTCTCGGTGTGTGTTTCTGGCCGGAGCCGTTTCGCGACGGCCCGGGCGCCCCGCCCCCACCTTCCTTCCCTAgaccctcttctctctcttcggCTTCTCTCTTTCGGCCGGCGCCGCCAGCTCCTGGGGCACACCCAGAGGTCTCCTTCCTGCCGCCGCCTGCAACTGCGAGGGTAGCCCGGGGCCACTTGGAGTCGCCCGGACCTGAGAGGCTGCTGCACTGGGTACGGGGgccgggaggagggagggggctgggggcgGGCGGCGGGAGGGGCTGGACCGCGTGGAGGGTACCTGGGCCGGGGCGGGAGTGGGGCAGGCGCCGGAGGGGGCTGTTCTGGAGCTTGGAGGGGGCGAGAACTTACACAGAAAGGCCCAGAAAGCGAGGGCTGCGGCCCCGGGGGTGGAACCCCGGAGAGCGCTGGGACCTAGAACGAGCCTGGTGGTGGCCAGGCGAGGACTGGAGAGAACCTGAGGTGG
This portion of the Pongo abelii isolate AG06213 chromosome 20, NHGRI_mPonAbe1-v2.0_pri, whole genome shotgun sequence genome encodes:
- the ZNF580 gene encoding zinc finger protein 580; translation: MAGLWTSVSTFAQPAGTYLLRPSTSSRFIGQSVVKRRNCSDREVGGERGRRGRASSVDPAPPVPSSQGAPQRRGVGAPAPGGGTSAPGSRASGRRLFPGTPPTPRAPAPAPPVPASPAPPARSCPEVSVPPPALARGSPGPPGTSARSSGPESPPHGLPLQMLLLPPRPPHPRSSSPEAMDPPPPKAPPFPKAEGPSSTPSSAAGPRPPRLGRHLLIDANGVPYTYTVQLEEEPRGPPQREAPPGEPGPRKGYSCPECARVFASPLRLQSHRVSHSDLKPFTCGACGKAFKRSSHLSRHRATHRARAGPPHTCPLCPRRFQDAAELAQHVRLH